The segment TGTGCGACTGGTCGGTGTGGTCTTGGTTGCAGGCGGTTAGCTAGTAGACAGGCCAGGGCGATGCCTCCTATCTGAGTGAAGGCTAGCCCGAGCACGGTGGCAGCAATGTGGAAGACGTTGTCATTGACGAAACTGAACACCTTCCGGAAACAGCCGTGGGGATGGATCCCAGCAGCCGCCACCCCTTCGCTGCCCACTGCTGGCAGGGGTTGGTTCTTGCAGCCCTTGCGTCGGATGCAGCAGCTCTCGGGTAGCGACACAGAGGAGCCGTTGCACTTGGGCGAGAATACTGCGTCCTGATTGGCCCAGTCGGAGGTCAGCCAATCGCGCCAGCCCTCGGCCCCGCAGCACTTTAGCCCCCTCTGCAGGCTATCCAGAGCATTGGAGGGGCCCTCGATCGTGCCATAGCCCGCCACTGCCTGCTGCAGTCCACTACGGAACCCTAGGGCGATGTCCTCGCGGTAAAACAGGCCTGAGAGGCCGGCGGCTAGCCCTGCCATAAGTGCCGCCAACTGTATGAAGCCGTATGCCCGCAGCACGAAGGGTAGGTTGGCGGCCACTCCCAGACAGCCCAGGAAGCCCCAGGCCGTGACGGTTGCCCCAGTGGCCAGAAGGATGAGCGGGGCGTTGGGGTAGCGGTTGGCCGACAGCAGCATGTAGTCGGCCAGCGATACCTGGGCCCACACGCCCAGGGTGAAGATGGCCAGACCGGCTGCCCAAAAGAGGCAGCTGAAGGCCAGCAGGGCCAGGCGCAGCAGGGGCATGACGCCCACTGGCCGGCAGCAGGGCAGGGGTCCACCCATGCGGGGAGCTGGGGGCGCCATGGAGGCCTCGGAGGACAGGGATATTGAGAGATGCTGTTGCAGCTGCTCCTGGTGCTCCTGGTGTTTTTTCTCCTGGAAGGGCGAGAGCATGTACCCGGGGAGTGCCGAGTGCCGCCGAAGCCCAGTAGAAGGGTTGAGGAGGCTCAGCCCTCTGGGAGAGGAGAGCCTCCGCGCCGCTAGCTGCTCACGTTCCCAGTCCACCGTTCGCCTGGGGCTCAGCCGAGCGGGCAAGGAGTCGTAGGGCATTGCACAGCTCATGATGCCGGTTCAGGCTTTATCTACCtccctttcttgctctctctctttctctctctctttctctctcctccagttctCCCTCGTTTCCCGCTACGAGGCAACCCTCCCCCAGATATTTACTACTGGctgttaaccccccccccccccccgtaccccCACTTCACCATAAATCTCGTTGACGGAGACGTCGTGTCGTGGTGTTATCTGCATCCGCAGCCCCCCTCTTTCTGTcttatttatctgtttatttcgGGGATTCCTTCCACCTGCGTGGTCACCAGAGTTCCATGTCACTATGGCGAGTGCCGCATCCTCTCGCTCTATGGCCAGGGGCAGAGGTGTTTATGATGGCTAGGACTCAGAAACCAACCACGCACCCCCTCTCTCGGTGAGGAGGAGTCACTTGTCAGGATTTTAGTGCCTACTCTGGTTGATTTGTAGCATTAACGAGCCGGAAAGAAATTCCCCTATTCTGGTATGTCCTGTATTTTGTGAATATCATCCCAATAAAGACACATGTACTCGCATGTATGATATTCTGCTGAGATAAGGCAAGTGGTCGACAACCAttttgtaacggcagtcctcctcctcttcatcttcggatgaggaggagtattgagggaaccaaggcgcagcgtagtgaaaagacatattttattaaccaaacacgaacttgactaaactaacaaaaacaacaaacggtgtagacagacctagacgacgtacttacataaaacaagaaaaacgcacgaataggaacataggctacacaaaccgaacaaaccgtaaacagtcgcgcgtggtgtacagacacagacacggaagacaatcacccacaacgaacactgtgacaacgcctaccta is part of the Salvelinus fontinalis isolate EN_2023a chromosome 39, ASM2944872v1, whole genome shotgun sequence genome and harbors:
- the LOC129838719 gene encoding tetraspanin-7-like, with product MSCAMPYDSLPARLSPRRTVDWEREQLAARRLSSPRGLSLLNPSTGLRRHSALPGYMLSPFQEKKHQEHQEQLQQHLSISLSSEASMAPPAPRMGGPLPCCRPVGVMPLLRLALLAFSCLFWAAGLAIFTLGVWAQVSLADYMLLSANRYPNAPLILLATGATVTAWGFLGCLGVAANLPFVLRAYGFIQLAALMAGLAAGLSGLFYREDIALGFRSGLQQAVAGYGTIEGPSNALDSLQRGLKCCGAEGWRDWLTSDWANQDAVFSPKCNGSSVSLPESCCIRRKGCKNQPLPAVGSEGVAAAGIHPHGCFRKVFSFVNDNVFHIAATVLGLAFTQIGGIALACLLANRLQPRPHRPVAH